The stretch of DNA CACGTAGCCGAACAGGCCCAGCGGGGCGATCGCCATCGCGAGCAGCGGGCGCCAGACGCCGTCCCGGCGGTGGTACAGCGCGAACAGGCCGGCCACGCCGAGGGCGCCGATCAGGGCGGAGGCGGTCGGGCGGTTGAGCCCGGCGATCAGGGTGAGCACCCCGGCCTCGATCCACCGGCGGGTGAGCACCGCGTAGCAGGCCCAGGCGGCCAGCGCGACGAAGAGCGAGTCGGAGTAGACCGCCCACTCGGCGCCGGAGCCGGGGAAGAGGCCCCAGATCGCGGCGGCCAAGATGCCGGCCCGGCGGTCGGTCAGGTGGGCGGTGACGGCGTAGATGCCGGCCGCGGCGACGAAAGAGGAGAGGACGGAGACGACCATCCCGGCGCCGTAGGTGCCCAGACCGGTGACATCCGAGACCAACCGCATCAAGCCCGGGTAGAGCGGGAAGAAGGCAGCCGAGTTCTGGTCGTGCGTCATCCACTGACCGGGCGGGAGCAGCACGAGCTGGGGGTGGTAGCCGTTGGCGGCGACCTGCTGGTACCACCAGCCGTCCCAGCTCTGCAGGACGTCCCAGGCGTGGGCGCCGCCACCGAAGCGCGGCTCCTTGTGCTTGAAATCTCCTGAGGAGTTGAGCAGCCACATGAAGACGGCGAACCCGAGCAGCTTGACCACGCCGAACACCGCGAGCGCGGGCCCGAACCGGTGGGCGGCCCGCCGGGCCCAGTGGTCGAGACCACTGGGTGAGGGGCCCTGACCAGCCGCGTTCTCCGGCAGGAGCTCCTCGACCGGTGAACCGGGTATTGCGTTCATCTGATCCTGACCCCGCCCGTGTGTGGCTCACTGGTTGGTGATGGATGGCCTGCCGACCCCAAGAGCCTAGGTCATGGCAGGTCGGAGGGGGGATCTTCCTCACCCGGCTCTCAGCGAGCCGCTTGTAAAATCCGACCAGCCCATCAATCAAGGCCAGCGGCGGGAAAAGCCTGATGACGTCAGCGAGTACCGGGATCACCCTCTCCGTGGTCATCCCCATGTACAACGAAGAGGAAGCGCTCCCTGCCCTCGCCGCCCGGCTCCGCCCGGCCCTGGAGGGCACTGCGGTGCGGTACGAGGTGGTGGCCGTCGACGACGGCAGCCGCGACAAGACCGCGGCCGTCCTCGCCGACCTGCGGGAGACCTGGCCCGAGCTGCGGGTGGTCCGGCTGCGCCGCAACTCCGGCCACCAGGCCGCGCTCACGGCCGGCCTGCACCGCGCCCGCGGCGCGTACGTGGCCAGCATCGACGCCGACCTCCAGGACCCGCCGGAGAAGATCGCCGAGATGCTGGCGCTGGCCCGCCGGGACGGGCTCGACATCGTCTACGGGGTGCGCACCGACCGCTCCACCGACACCGGCTTCAAGCGCCGCACGGCCGGGGTCTACTACGGCCTGATGCGGCGGCTGGTCGGCAAGCAGATGCCCGCCCAGGCGGGTGACTTCCGGCTGCTCAGCCGGGAGGCCGTGGAGGCGCTCAAGCAGCTGCCCGACCAGCAGCGGGTCTACCGCCTGCTGGTGCCCTGGCTGGGCTTCCCGAGCGGGGAGGTGCACTACCAGCGGGAGGAGCGGGTGGCGGGCGAGACCAAGTACCCGCTGAGCAAGATGATCGGCCTCGCGGTGGACAGCATCACCGGCTTCTCGGCCGCCCCGCTGCGGATCGCCACCTGGCTGGGCGTGACCAGCTTCTTCGCCTGCCTGGGCCTGCTGGTCTTCAGCCTGGTGGCCTACGGGGAGGGCAAGACCGTGCCGGGGTGGACCTCGCTCTTCGTCGGGCTGCTCTTCATCGGGGCGGTGCAGCTGATCTGCGTGGGCCTGCTGGGCGAGTACATCGGGCGGATCTACACGGCGGTGCAGCGGCGCCCGACGTACTTCGTCGGCTACGACTCGGCGGAGGGCACCGCCGGTGACGCCGCCGGTGATTCCCCGGCGATGGTCGGGCCGCGGCACGAGGGGGAGCGGGCCGGCGTCTGAGGAGCGGCGGCCCCGGGGCACGCGGGTGCCGTGGCGGGATCGGGGCGGTGCCCCGGGCTGACGAGCTGTCGGCCGGGCGGGGATACTCGGTCGCATGGCCGAGAACACCACCCGCACCGCCTACACCGTCGACTCCCTGCTCGCCGTGACGGTGGGGGTCTTCAACGAGCGCGGGTACGACGGCACCTCGATGGAGGACCTGTCGCGGGCGGCCGGGATCTCGAAATCCTCGATCTACCACCACGTGCGGGGCAAGGAGGAGCTGCTGCGGCTCGCCGTGGGGCGGGCGCTGGACGCGCTCTTCGCCATCCTGGCCGAGCCGGCGGCCGTCGCGGGCCGGCCGGTGGACCGGCTGGAGCACGTGGTGCGGCGCACCACCGAGGTGCTGCTGGCCGAGCTGCCCTACGTGACGCTGCTGCTGCGGGTGCGGGGCAACACCGCGACCGAGCAGTGGGCGCTGGAGCGGCGCCGGGACTTCGACCACCAGGTCTCCGAGCTGCTGCGGGCCGCCGTGGTCGCGGGTGAACTGCGCTCGGACGTGGAGCCCCGGCTGGCCACCCGGCTGCTCTTCGGCATGATCAACTCGGTGGTGGAGTGGTACCGCCCGGGCGCCCGGGGCGCCGACGGGGTGGCCGAGGCCGTGGTGCACCTGGCCTTCGACGGCCTGCGGGCGCGGTAAGGGGCACTCACACCGGCGGCACCTGGTCGGTCTCCTCGAAGACCAGCATGGTCTGGCTGGAGAGCACCTGCGGGATGGCCTGGATCCGGCCCAGCACCAGCTCGCGCAGGGCCTGGTTGTCGGCCGCGTGCACCAGCAGCAGGACGTCGAATTCGCCGCCGACCAGTGCGATGTGCGCGACGCCCGGGAGGGCGAGCAGCTGCTCGCGGACGGTGCGCCAGGAGTTCTGCACGATCTTCAGGGTGAGGTAGGCCGTCGCGCCCTGCCCGGCCCGTTCGTGGTCGACCCGGGCGGTGAAGCCGCGGATCACGCCGTCCTCGACCATCCTGGAGATGCGGGCGTACGCGTTCGCGCGGGAGACGTGCACCCGCTCGGCGACCGAACGGATCGACGCCCGGCCGTCCTGTTGCAGCAACCGAAGGATCGCACGGTCCACCCGGTCCAACTGGCCAGCCCGGTCAGACCTGGACATCTGTTCACCCGACACGGCCCCCCACCCTCTCAGTATGGACGTAGTGCCACCAGCAGACCGCCTACTCGGCCGTATGTCCACCACCGTGACGCAACTCTGGTCAGAATGACCAAGCGACCGAACAA from Kitasatospora sp. MMS16-BH015 encodes:
- a CDS encoding glycosyltransferase family 2 protein codes for the protein MTSASTGITLSVVIPMYNEEEALPALAARLRPALEGTAVRYEVVAVDDGSRDKTAAVLADLRETWPELRVVRLRRNSGHQAALTAGLHRARGAYVASIDADLQDPPEKIAEMLALARRDGLDIVYGVRTDRSTDTGFKRRTAGVYYGLMRRLVGKQMPAQAGDFRLLSREAVEALKQLPDQQRVYRLLVPWLGFPSGEVHYQREERVAGETKYPLSKMIGLAVDSITGFSAAPLRIATWLGVTSFFACLGLLVFSLVAYGEGKTVPGWTSLFVGLLFIGAVQLICVGLLGEYIGRIYTAVQRRPTYFVGYDSAEGTAGDAAGDSPAMVGPRHEGERAGV
- a CDS encoding TetR/AcrR family transcriptional regulator, which translates into the protein MAENTTRTAYTVDSLLAVTVGVFNERGYDGTSMEDLSRAAGISKSSIYHHVRGKEELLRLAVGRALDALFAILAEPAAVAGRPVDRLEHVVRRTTEVLLAELPYVTLLLRVRGNTATEQWALERRRDFDHQVSELLRAAVVAGELRSDVEPRLATRLLFGMINSVVEWYRPGARGADGVAEAVVHLAFDGLRAR
- a CDS encoding Lrp/AsnC family transcriptional regulator: MSRSDRAGQLDRVDRAILRLLQQDGRASIRSVAERVHVSRANAYARISRMVEDGVIRGFTARVDHERAGQGATAYLTLKIVQNSWRTVREQLLALPGVAHIALVGGEFDVLLLVHAADNQALRELVLGRIQAIPQVLSSQTMLVFEETDQVPPV